The Kaustia mangrovi genome has a segment encoding these proteins:
- a CDS encoding aldehyde dehydrogenase family protein, with the protein MAAFDPFGAQIFRGNDFVPAEGAGTRDIVDPATLRPVGRIAMAGVATVEEVAREARAAQRDWAKTDTKTRAGALHHLASLIEDGGFEDVAELMTLEMGKPFPEAMGELYNVAGAYRYFAEMARDEAGHIAGTTQAGSFQFARYEPYGVSVHIMPFNFPVLLMSWTVAASLAAGNACIVKPAEATSLSTLKFMERIAQTLPPGLVSCVTGGAEAAQALIASENTHVVAFTGSVAAGRKVAVACAERFKPAIIEAGGNDPMVISDKAPLDVAVAGSVTAAFHLSGQICTSSERFFVHEAIHDAFVSRFAEAARRLRVGPGLEKSEIGPLVSEDARAKVIRLVEGARKAGATVVCGGRVPPERNTGWFYEPTILTGVTPDMAIMREEIFGPVAAVCKVAGFADGVRLANDSPYGLGASVFTADLGEAMEAAETLQAGMVWVNNPLIDNDALPFGGWKMSGMGRELGRQGLDAFRQSKMVVIDHTPKIHDWWYPYSDDVFYRPS; encoded by the coding sequence ATGGCCGCCTTCGATCCTTTCGGCGCGCAGATTTTCCGCGGCAACGATTTCGTGCCGGCGGAGGGCGCCGGCACCCGCGACATCGTCGATCCGGCAACACTCCGGCCCGTGGGGCGGATCGCCATGGCCGGCGTCGCGACCGTCGAGGAAGTCGCGCGCGAGGCCCGTGCCGCCCAGCGCGACTGGGCGAAGACCGACACGAAGACCCGCGCCGGCGCGCTCCACCACCTCGCCTCCCTCATCGAGGATGGCGGGTTCGAGGACGTCGCCGAGCTCATGACGCTGGAGATGGGCAAGCCCTTTCCCGAGGCGATGGGCGAGCTCTACAACGTCGCCGGCGCCTATCGCTATTTCGCGGAGATGGCGCGCGACGAGGCCGGCCATATTGCAGGGACGACGCAGGCCGGCTCCTTCCAGTTCGCCCGCTACGAGCCCTATGGCGTCTCCGTCCACATCATGCCGTTCAACTTCCCTGTCCTGCTCATGAGCTGGACGGTCGCGGCCTCGCTTGCCGCCGGCAATGCGTGCATCGTCAAGCCGGCGGAGGCGACGAGCCTGTCCACGCTGAAATTCATGGAACGCATCGCGCAGACGCTGCCGCCGGGGCTCGTGAGCTGCGTCACGGGCGGGGCGGAGGCCGCCCAGGCGCTGATCGCGTCGGAGAATACCCATGTGGTCGCCTTCACCGGCAGCGTGGCAGCGGGCCGCAAGGTGGCGGTCGCCTGCGCGGAGCGGTTCAAGCCGGCCATCATCGAGGCCGGCGGCAACGATCCCATGGTGATCTCCGACAAGGCGCCGCTCGACGTGGCGGTCGCCGGCTCGGTGACGGCGGCCTTCCACCTGTCCGGCCAGATCTGCACGTCGTCGGAGCGCTTCTTCGTCCACGAGGCGATCCACGACGCCTTCGTCTCGCGCTTCGCGGAGGCGGCCCGGCGCCTGCGCGTCGGTCCCGGGCTGGAAAAATCCGAGATCGGCCCCCTCGTCTCCGAGGACGCCCGCGCCAAGGTCATCCGCCTGGTGGAGGGGGCCCGCAAGGCCGGCGCCACGGTGGTCTGCGGCGGCCGGGTGCCGCCGGAGCGCAATACGGGCTGGTTCTACGAACCGACGATCCTGACCGGCGTCACGCCCGACATGGCGATCATGCGCGAGGAGATCTTCGGGCCCGTCGCGGCGGTCTGCAAGGTGGCCGGTTTCGCGGACGGCGTGCGGCTCGCCAATGACAGCCCGTACGGCCTCGGCGCCTCCGTCTTCACCGCCGATCTCGGCGAGGCGATGGAGGCGGCCGAGACGCTCCAGGCCGGCATGGTCTGGGTCAACAATCCGCTCATCGACAACGACGCCCTGCCCTTCGGCGGCTGGAAGATGTCGGGCATGGGCCGCGAGCTCGGACGGCAGGGGCTCGATGCCTTCCGCCAGTCCAAGATGGTCGTCATCGACCACACCCCGAAGATCCACGACTGGTGGTACCCCTACTCGGACGACGTGTTTTACCGGCCGTCGTGA
- a CDS encoding ABC transporter ATP-binding protein, with amino-acid sequence MSERAPVISIKTVTKRFGPVVAIDGVSVDLAEGEFFALLGPSGCGKTTLLRIIAGFETPDGGELLLDGEDIQRLRPRLRPINLMFQSYALFPHMSVRANIAYGLEMEGLAKAEIRRRVDEILDMTALGAFADRRPDKLSGGQRQRVALARALVKRPRVLLLDEPLGALDKKLREQMQLELKRMQEEIGITFVIVTHDQEEALVMADRIALMKDGRIEQLGTPRSLYEEPESRFVADFIGVTNLFEGTLADGGIGLNGHGVLPGRLAGHGAPGSPAAITLRPERVTLAATRPANGAPALEGRVAEIAYHGQSINAHVAVSGLAKPVLSRLSAADPAAATLKEGERVWCTWDPAFARVLTR; translated from the coding sequence ATGAGCGAGCGCGCGCCCGTCATCTCCATCAAGACCGTGACCAAGCGCTTCGGTCCCGTCGTCGCCATAGACGGCGTGTCCGTCGACCTTGCGGAGGGCGAGTTCTTCGCGCTTCTCGGGCCCTCGGGCTGCGGCAAGACCACCCTGCTGCGGATCATCGCCGGCTTCGAGACGCCCGATGGCGGCGAGCTGCTGCTCGACGGCGAGGACATCCAGCGCCTGCGCCCCCGGCTGCGCCCGATCAACCTGATGTTCCAGTCCTATGCGCTCTTTCCCCATATGAGCGTGCGCGCGAACATCGCCTACGGGCTGGAGATGGAGGGGCTGGCGAAGGCGGAGATCCGCCGCCGGGTGGACGAGATCCTCGACATGACGGCGCTTGGCGCCTTCGCCGACCGCCGGCCGGACAAGCTCTCCGGCGGCCAGCGCCAGCGCGTCGCGCTCGCCCGCGCCCTCGTCAAGCGCCCCCGGGTCCTGCTTCTCGACGAGCCGCTCGGCGCGCTCGACAAGAAGCTGCGCGAGCAGATGCAGCTCGAGCTCAAGCGCATGCAGGAGGAGATCGGCATCACTTTCGTGATCGTCACCCACGATCAGGAGGAGGCGCTCGTCATGGCCGACCGCATCGCGCTGATGAAGGACGGGCGGATCGAGCAGCTCGGAACCCCGCGCAGCCTCTACGAGGAACCGGAAAGCCGGTTCGTGGCCGATTTCATCGGCGTCACCAACCTTTTCGAGGGCACGCTGGCCGATGGCGGCATCGGGCTTAACGGGCATGGCGTGCTGCCGGGCCGGCTCGCGGGGCACGGCGCGCCGGGAAGCCCCGCCGCCATCACGCTCAGGCCGGAGCGGGTAACACTTGCCGCAACGCGGCCCGCAAACGGCGCGCCGGCACTCGAGGGGCGGGTCGCGGAGATCGCCTATCACGGACAGAGCATCAACGCGCATGTCGCCGTGTCGGGCCTCGCCAAGCCCGTTCTGAGCCGGTTGTCGGCGGCCGATCCGGCTGCCGCGACCCTGAAGGAAGGCGAACGCGTCTGGTGCACATGGGACCCGGCCTTCGCCCGGGTGCTGACACGCTGA
- a CDS encoding cupin domain-containing protein, giving the protein MPTKLNATAPHIAGASTWVDDLKDWGGHLEPIDGKSMNTGRLLWKGEDNGLPEAGIWISTPGSWRLVLPRDELCHFVAGRATYTADDGEVIEVEPGMVVHFLEGWTGTVVVHEAIRAIYMLR; this is encoded by the coding sequence ATGCCAACCAAGCTGAACGCGACCGCCCCGCATATCGCCGGGGCCTCCACATGGGTCGACGACCTGAAGGACTGGGGCGGTCATCTGGAGCCGATCGACGGGAAGTCGATGAACACCGGGCGGCTCCTGTGGAAGGGCGAGGACAACGGGCTGCCGGAAGCGGGGATCTGGATCTCCACGCCCGGAAGCTGGCGCCTCGTCCTGCCGCGCGACGAGCTGTGCCACTTCGTCGCCGGCCGGGCCACCTACACCGCCGACGACGGCGAGGTGATCGAGGTGGAACCCGGCATGGTCGTCCACTTCCTGGAGGGCTGGACAGGCACTGTGGTCGTCCACGAGGCGATCCGCGCGATCTACATGCTGCGATGA
- a CDS encoding ABC transporter permease, giving the protein MTFLDLTIPDVAAVSVFVLLNGALSLWLSLGIERQLLIAAVRMVVQLTAVGAVLTLLFSVATLPWTLAMACAMVAFAGREISARQTRPLSGWWGYGLGTATMTIAAATVTLVALLGTLQPDPWYAPRYAIPLFGMILGNAMTGISLGLDTLTTAVVRERAAIETRIALGAPRFDALRPEIRESLRRGFMPMINAMSATGVVFLPGMMTGQILAGIEPDAAVRYQLLIMFLISGATGLGLLTAVLGGTWRLTDQRHRLRPDRLTEAR; this is encoded by the coding sequence ATGACCTTTCTCGATCTCACCATTCCGGACGTCGCCGCCGTTTCCGTGTTCGTCCTCCTGAACGGGGCGCTGTCGCTCTGGCTGTCGCTCGGGATCGAACGCCAGCTGCTCATCGCGGCCGTGCGCATGGTCGTGCAGCTCACCGCCGTCGGCGCCGTCCTGACCCTCCTGTTCAGCGTCGCCACGCTGCCCTGGACGCTCGCCATGGCCTGCGCGATGGTCGCCTTCGCCGGCCGCGAGATCTCCGCGCGCCAGACGCGCCCGCTTTCGGGCTGGTGGGGGTACGGGCTCGGCACGGCGACGATGACGATCGCCGCGGCGACCGTGACGCTGGTCGCGCTTCTGGGCACCCTCCAGCCCGACCCCTGGTATGCGCCGCGCTATGCCATTCCGCTCTTCGGCATGATCCTCGGCAATGCCATGACGGGAATCAGCCTGGGGCTCGACACGCTGACGACCGCGGTGGTGCGCGAGCGCGCGGCAATCGAGACCCGGATCGCGCTCGGCGCGCCCCGGTTCGACGCATTGAGGCCCGAAATCCGCGAGTCCCTGAGACGCGGCTTCATGCCGATGATCAACGCCATGTCGGCGACGGGCGTCGTCTTCCTGCCGGGCATGATGACGGGCCAGATCCTCGCCGGTATCGAGCCCGATGCGGCGGTGAGATACCAGCTCCTCATCATGTTCCTGATCTCCGGCGCGACCGGGCTCGGCCTGCTGACCGCCGTGCTGGGCGGCACCTGGCGCCTCACCGACCAGCGCCACCGGTTGCGCCCGGACCGGCTGACCGAGGCGCGATAG
- a CDS encoding VOC family protein, translated as MATSPNQFVWYELMTTDPEAAEAFYGSVVGWDYDDPNIPGRPYKVLLADKAPIGGMMALPEEARATGLQPIWVGYIGVDDVDAAAKRLTEAGGTVHRAPEDIPGIGRFAVVADPQGATMLLFRQTFEGEPPRPAPGTPGSVAWRELFAGDGEKAFDFYAQQFGWTKDQAMPMGELGVYQLFAAGAEPVGAMHTKPPEVPAPFWLFYFAVENIDAARERVAAGGGEVLFDPREVPNDMWVVHCRDPQGAVFALVGPRI; from the coding sequence ATGGCGACATCCCCCAACCAGTTCGTCTGGTACGAGCTGATGACCACCGATCCGGAAGCGGCCGAAGCCTTCTACGGGAGCGTCGTCGGCTGGGACTATGACGATCCGAACATCCCGGGCAGGCCCTACAAGGTGCTGCTTGCGGACAAGGCGCCGATCGGCGGGATGATGGCTCTGCCGGAGGAGGCCCGGGCGACCGGCCTTCAACCGATCTGGGTCGGCTATATCGGCGTCGACGACGTGGATGCCGCCGCAAAGCGGCTGACGGAGGCGGGCGGAACGGTCCACCGCGCGCCCGAGGACATTCCCGGTATCGGCCGTTTCGCGGTCGTCGCCGACCCCCAGGGCGCGACGATGCTCCTGTTCAGGCAGACCTTCGAGGGCGAGCCGCCGCGGCCCGCGCCCGGCACGCCGGGCAGTGTCGCCTGGCGGGAGCTCTTCGCCGGCGACGGGGAGAAGGCCTTCGATTTCTACGCGCAACAGTTCGGCTGGACGAAGGACCAGGCGATGCCGATGGGCGAGCTGGGCGTCTACCAGCTCTTCGCCGCGGGCGCGGAGCCGGTCGGCGCCATGCACACGAAGCCGCCGGAGGTGCCGGCGCCGTTCTGGCTCTTCTACTTCGCGGTCGAGAATATCGACGCCGCCCGGGAGCGTGTCGCGGCTGGCGGCGGCGAGGTCCTCTTCGACCCACGGGAGGTGCCGAACGACATGTGGGTCGTCCATTGCCGCGACCCGCAGGGTGCCGTGTTCGCACTGGTCGGCCCGCGCATCTGA
- a CDS encoding ABC transporter ATP-binding protein: MGLVVNGLTSKLLHDCHLAVEAGEAVTLQGASGSGKTVFLRAVADLDPNEGDIRLDDIPRTAMAGPEWRRKVRFVAAEAAWWLDRVGGHFRAPDASVPLACEIGLPADCMGWEVARLSTGEKQRLGFLRAIEDKPPVLLLDEPTSALDEEAERAVEGVIGRLRADGAAIVLVTHSDAQARRLAGRHVRMAGGRLFGEAA, encoded by the coding sequence ATGGGCCTCGTCGTCAACGGCCTCACATCGAAGCTGCTTCACGACTGCCACCTCGCCGTGGAGGCGGGCGAAGCCGTCACCCTTCAGGGCGCCTCGGGTTCGGGCAAGACGGTCTTCCTGCGCGCGGTCGCCGATCTCGATCCCAATGAGGGCGATATCCGGCTCGACGATATTCCGCGCACCGCGATGGCCGGGCCCGAATGGCGCCGCAAGGTGCGGTTCGTGGCCGCCGAGGCCGCCTGGTGGCTCGACAGGGTCGGCGGGCATTTCCGCGCTCCCGACGCCAGCGTCCCCCTGGCCTGCGAGATCGGCCTGCCCGCCGATTGCATGGGCTGGGAGGTCGCGCGCCTGTCGACCGGCGAGAAGCAGCGGCTGGGGTTCCTGCGCGCCATCGAGGACAAACCGCCCGTCCTGCTGCTCGACGAGCCGACATCGGCGCTCGACGAGGAGGCGGAGCGCGCCGTCGAAGGCGTGATCGGACGGCTGCGGGCGGACGGCGCGGCAATCGTGCTCGTCACCCATAGCGATGCGCAGGCGCGGCGGCTGGCAGGCCGGCATGTCCGCATGGCCGGCGGCCGGCTCTTCGGGGAGGCCGCATGA
- a CDS encoding nucleotide disphospho-sugar-binding domain-containing protein, with amino-acid sequence MPDKKVIAFFPEAAFGPALNSVGIAQAVEKLGHKAVFLTDPGMGGLYKGYGFEEHMVNMSEPMPPEEMAKYWSEFINGHIPNFRKSPYDQIDNYVKECWEAIVDTAKWAEKDLPKVLDEVHPDVVCVDNVVLFPAIKRYARENGKAWVRIISCSENELEDPDIPPHLSGCGENDSACHEAFRTRFNEVVEPIHDDFNAFLASCGEEPYPLGQFFEASPHMNLLLYPEPVKFKRRYPLDPARFQYLEGCVREEKHYEIPTFKAHNDKPLLYVSYGSLGSGDTDLLKRVIKAIAGMEVRALVNVGDYESEYSAAEIPDNVYIASWFPQPSVIKQADAVIHHGGNNSFTECLYFGKPAIIMPYVWDGHDNATRVQETGHGFKLDRYEWTDAELAGKIDAMLGDEAMQARLAATLRHMQGRHGPTKAADILQTLAG; translated from the coding sequence ATGCCCGACAAGAAGGTGATCGCATTCTTTCCCGAGGCCGCATTCGGCCCGGCGCTGAATTCCGTCGGAATCGCACAGGCCGTGGAGAAGCTCGGCCACAAGGCGGTGTTCCTCACCGATCCCGGCATGGGCGGGCTCTACAAGGGCTACGGCTTCGAGGAGCACATGGTGAACATGTCGGAGCCCATGCCGCCTGAGGAGATGGCGAAATACTGGTCGGAGTTCATCAACGGCCACATCCCCAATTTCCGCAAGTCGCCCTACGACCAGATCGACAATTACGTGAAGGAGTGCTGGGAAGCGATCGTCGACACCGCCAAATGGGCGGAGAAGGATCTGCCGAAGGTGCTCGACGAGGTGCACCCGGACGTCGTGTGCGTCGACAATGTGGTGCTGTTCCCGGCCATCAAGCGCTATGCCCGCGAGAACGGCAAGGCCTGGGTGCGCATCATCTCATGCTCGGAGAACGAGCTGGAGGACCCGGACATCCCGCCGCATCTTTCCGGCTGCGGGGAGAACGACTCGGCCTGCCACGAGGCGTTCCGTACCCGCTTCAACGAGGTCGTCGAGCCGATCCACGACGACTTCAACGCCTTCCTCGCCTCCTGCGGGGAGGAGCCCTATCCGCTCGGCCAGTTCTTCGAGGCCTCGCCGCACATGAACCTGCTGCTCTATCCCGAGCCGGTGAAGTTCAAGCGCCGCTATCCGCTCGACCCGGCGCGCTTCCAGTACCTGGAGGGCTGCGTGCGCGAGGAGAAGCACTACGAGATCCCGACCTTCAAGGCGCACAACGACAAGCCGCTCCTCTATGTGAGCTATGGCAGCCTGGGCTCCGGCGACACCGATCTCCTCAAGCGCGTCATCAAGGCCATTGCGGGCATGGAGGTGCGCGCGCTCGTCAATGTCGGCGACTATGAGAGCGAGTACAGCGCGGCCGAGATCCCCGACAATGTCTATATCGCCTCGTGGTTCCCGCAGCCCTCCGTCATCAAGCAGGCCGACGCGGTTATCCACCATGGCGGCAACAACAGCTTCACCGAATGCCTCTATTTCGGGAAGCCGGCCATCATCATGCCCTATGTCTGGGACGGCCACGACAATGCCACACGCGTCCAGGAGACCGGTCACGGCTTCAAGCTCGACCGCTATGAGTGGACCGATGCGGAGCTTGCCGGAAAGATCGACGCCATGCTGGGCGACGAGGCCATGCAGGCCAGGCTCGCCGCGACCTTGCGGCACATGCAGGGCCGGCACGGCCCCACCAAGGCCGCTGACATTCTTCAAACCCTTGCCGGATAG
- a CDS encoding MarR family winged helix-turn-helix transcriptional regulator, whose translation MSKEATVPLETTLYVRDTCLCLHVQRAARALARHFDEALRPLGMTSGQFSLMMSLNRPDPPSMGSVAQLLAMDRTTLTAALKPLQRRGLVESMVDPKDKRSRRLKLTDDGRALLASAVPIWKTAHAELDEILMTNGGDPDMLRRSLGALT comes from the coding sequence ATGTCAAAAGAGGCAACGGTTCCCCTAGAAACAACGCTTTACGTCCGCGATACATGTCTATGCCTCCACGTGCAACGTGCCGCGCGCGCACTGGCGCGGCATTTCGACGAGGCACTCAGGCCGCTCGGGATGACGAGCGGCCAGTTCTCCCTCATGATGTCGCTCAATCGGCCCGACCCGCCGAGCATGGGCTCGGTCGCACAGCTCCTCGCCATGGACCGCACCACGCTGACGGCGGCGCTGAAACCCCTTCAGCGACGCGGCCTCGTGGAGAGCATGGTCGACCCCAAGGACAAACGCAGCCGGCGCCTGAAGCTCACCGATGACGGGCGCGCGCTGCTGGCGAGCGCGGTCCCGATCTGGAAGACGGCCCATGCCGAGCTCGACGAGATCCTCATGACCAATGGCGGCGATCCCGATATGCTGAGGCGAAGCCTCGGCGCGCTGACCTGA
- a CDS encoding glutathione S-transferase family protein: MSLTLYYHPFSSFCQKVLIALYENGTEFEPLMIDLGDEASRAVLLEAWPMGKFPVLRDEDRGLTLPEASIIVEHLDRTCPGAVRFIPDDADEARETRLWDRFHDLHVNVPMQKIVTDRLRPEGQSDSFGVEEARRQLKTAFDIADEAMAGRRWAAGERFTMADCAAAPALAYADVVMPFADTHAHLHAYLERLKARPSFARALEEAKPYWAFFPKAA, from the coding sequence ATGTCCCTTACGCTCTATTACCATCCCTTTTCGTCTTTCTGCCAGAAGGTGCTGATCGCGCTCTACGAGAACGGCACCGAATTCGAGCCCCTCATGATCGACCTCGGCGACGAGGCGTCTCGCGCCGTCCTGCTGGAGGCGTGGCCCATGGGCAAGTTCCCGGTGCTGCGCGACGAGGACCGTGGTCTGACGCTGCCGGAGGCGAGCATCATCGTGGAGCATCTCGACCGGACTTGTCCGGGCGCGGTGCGCTTCATTCCCGACGATGCCGACGAGGCCCGGGAAACCCGGCTGTGGGACCGCTTCCACGATCTCCATGTCAATGTCCCCATGCAGAAGATCGTCACCGACAGGCTGCGTCCGGAAGGCCAGTCCGACAGCTTCGGCGTGGAGGAGGCGAGGCGCCAGCTCAAGACGGCGTTCGACATCGCGGACGAGGCGATGGCAGGGCGGCGCTGGGCCGCGGGCGAGCGCTTCACCATGGCCGATTGCGCCGCCGCGCCCGCCCTTGCCTATGCCGATGTCGTCATGCCGTTCGCCGACACGCACGCGCATTTGCATGCCTATCTGGAACGGCTGAAGGCCCGTCCGTCCTTCGCGCGCGCCCTCGAGGAGGCGAAACCTTACTGGGCGTTCTTTCCGAAGGCCGCATGA
- a CDS encoding cupin domain-containing protein: MSDTRTKTPVLRNPADIEHVVDWGPIPTMIEGESRTSGVLLHKGEGGSPESGVWICTPGFWECHVTNDEMCHFLSGRCTYTHESGEVIEIEPDTAAFFPKGWKGTCRVHETVRKVYMIR, encoded by the coding sequence ATGAGCGATACCCGAACCAAGACACCGGTCCTGCGCAATCCGGCCGACATCGAGCATGTCGTCGACTGGGGACCGATCCCGACCATGATCGAGGGGGAAAGCCGCACCTCCGGCGTGCTCCTCCACAAGGGCGAGGGCGGAAGCCCGGAAAGCGGGGTTTGGATCTGCACGCCCGGCTTCTGGGAGTGCCACGTCACCAATGACGAGATGTGCCACTTCCTCTCCGGGCGCTGCACCTACACCCACGAATCGGGCGAGGTGATCGAGATCGAACCGGACACGGCGGCCTTCTTCCCCAAGGGCTGGAAGGGCACCTGCCGCGTCCACGAGACGGTCCGAAAGGTCTACATGATCCGCTAG
- a CDS encoding ABC transporter permease, producing the protein MRNLALGLHLRLVYLFLYGPILVLMVLSLNRAGMPTAWTGLSFKWYARLAESGPIVQSALNTLIVGVSSTVIATVLGTLLALGVENRRRSGALDAMLFAPMIIPDIVLAIALLSFYTALEWTLGLYSIILSHVVFNIAFVCAVVRTRLRSFDYSIVEASADLGATDLTTFRRVTLPVIFPGVLAGALLAFTLSIDEFIIAYFTAGAGQGSTTLPMQIYAMIRFGVTPEINAMATIIMGVSFALVLVSQRLNKGAMPGQ; encoded by the coding sequence ATGCGTAACCTCGCGCTCGGCCTCCATCTGCGCCTCGTCTACCTGTTCCTCTACGGGCCGATCCTCGTGCTCATGGTGCTGAGCCTCAACCGGGCGGGCATGCCGACCGCGTGGACCGGGCTCTCCTTCAAATGGTACGCCAGGCTCGCCGAGAGCGGCCCGATCGTCCAGTCCGCCCTCAACACGCTCATCGTGGGGGTGAGCTCGACCGTCATCGCCACCGTGCTCGGCACGCTGCTCGCGCTCGGCGTGGAGAACCGGCGGCGCTCCGGCGCGCTCGACGCGATGCTGTTCGCGCCGATGATCATTCCCGACATCGTGCTCGCCATCGCGCTTCTGTCCTTCTACACCGCGCTCGAATGGACGCTCGGGCTCTATTCGATCATCCTGTCCCATGTCGTCTTCAACATCGCCTTCGTCTGCGCTGTGGTGCGCACGCGGCTGAGGAGCTTCGACTATTCGATCGTGGAGGCCTCCGCCGATCTCGGGGCCACGGACCTCACCACCTTCCGGCGCGTGACCCTTCCGGTCATCTTCCCCGGGGTCCTGGCGGGCGCCCTGCTCGCCTTCACCCTGTCCATCGACGAATTCATCATCGCCTATTTCACCGCCGGCGCGGGCCAGGGCTCGACGACGCTGCCGATGCAGATCTACGCCATGATCCGCTTCGGCGTGACGCCGGAGATCAACGCCATGGCGACCATCATCATGGGGGTGAGCTTCGCCCTCGTCCTCGTCTCCCAGCGCCTGAACAAGGGAGCCATGCCCGGCCAATGA
- a CDS encoding serine hydrolase domain-containing protein — MVDLDAVVSEAVAAGEAPFLVAMTGNSGGVTWQGTAGERAPGAPATADTVFRIFSMTKAIGSTAAMILIDRGRLDADTPVDEILPEFAELKVLTGFEGGTPRLRAPEARATVRQLATHTSGLVYEFWHADIARYLKETGHPPILSGLKAALAYPLVFDPGTRWDYGIGIDWLGRVVEAVDGRPVDRFCREEIFDPLAMPDTRFEVEGTMAPRLAGAYARGEDGGFADIALAPPSGPEFYGMGHALYSTAPDYMRLLRMFLNGGALDGARILSEGAVSTMLENHIGPLRVGPLATVMPAVSADADFFPGIEKTHSLGFMRVEQDVPGMRSAGAQGWAGILNTHFWFDPARDVAGLIMTQTLPFAEPPFMAAYERFERAVYAGLDR; from the coding sequence ATGGTCGATCTGGATGCGGTTGTGAGCGAAGCGGTCGCGGCGGGCGAGGCGCCCTTCCTCGTGGCCATGACGGGCAATTCGGGCGGTGTGACCTGGCAGGGCACCGCCGGCGAGCGCGCACCGGGGGCGCCTGCGACGGCCGACACGGTGTTCCGCATCTTTTCCATGACCAAGGCCATCGGCTCCACCGCCGCCATGATCCTCATAGATCGCGGCCGGCTCGACGCGGACACGCCCGTCGACGAGATCCTGCCCGAATTCGCCGAGCTCAAGGTCCTGACCGGGTTCGAGGGCGGCACCCCGCGGTTGCGCGCGCCGGAAGCCCGCGCCACGGTGCGCCAGCTCGCCACCCACACATCGGGCCTCGTCTACGAATTCTGGCACGCCGATATCGCCCGCTATCTGAAGGAGACGGGTCATCCGCCGATCCTGTCGGGGCTGAAGGCGGCGCTCGCCTATCCGCTCGTCTTCGATCCGGGCACACGCTGGGATTACGGCATCGGCATCGACTGGCTCGGCCGCGTGGTGGAGGCCGTCGACGGGCGGCCGGTCGACCGGTTCTGCCGCGAGGAGATCTTCGATCCGCTCGCCATGCCCGACACGCGCTTCGAGGTCGAGGGCACGATGGCCCCCCGGCTTGCCGGAGCCTATGCGCGCGGCGAGGATGGCGGCTTCGCCGACATCGCCCTGGCGCCGCCGTCCGGGCCGGAATTCTACGGCATGGGCCATGCGCTCTACTCGACGGCGCCGGACTATATGCGCCTCCTGCGAATGTTCCTCAATGGCGGTGCACTGGACGGCGCGCGCATCCTGAGCGAGGGGGCGGTCTCCACGATGCTGGAGAACCATATCGGGCCCCTGCGCGTCGGACCGCTTGCGACGGTCATGCCCGCCGTGAGCGCGGATGCCGACTTCTTTCCCGGTATCGAGAAGACCCACAGCCTCGGCTTCATGCGCGTGGAACAGGATGTGCCCGGCATGCGCTCGGCGGGCGCGCAGGGCTGGGCCGGAATCCTCAACACCCATTTCTGGTTCGACCCCGCAAGGGACGTCGCCGGCCTCATCATGACCCAGACGCTGCCCTTCGCCGAGCCGCCCTTCATGGCCGCCTATGAGCGCTTCGAGCGGGCGGTCTATGCCGGCCTCGACCGGTAA
- a CDS encoding glutathione S-transferase family protein — MITIHAFSSIPIPVRGLTRDLRALWAAEEAGLAYEIRPVDSMSGGLSSEDYLAVSPFGLIPAMEDGAFSLFESGAIVFYIADKAGKLVPADAEGRALAMQWALVALNTLEPAAINMAVVERFHAGENWAEERRPAVRELCEKRLATLDRQLAGKRYLLGDGFSAADILMTSVLRFIQYSDLIETMPNVAAYKARCEDRPAWAKVLETHDALLAA, encoded by the coding sequence ATGATCACCATCCATGCGTTCAGCAGCATTCCGATTCCGGTCAGGGGCCTGACCCGCGACCTGCGCGCGCTGTGGGCGGCGGAGGAGGCGGGGCTTGCCTACGAGATCCGCCCGGTCGACAGCATGAGCGGGGGGCTGTCCAGTGAGGACTATCTCGCCGTCAGCCCGTTCGGCCTCATCCCGGCCATGGAGGATGGCGCATTCAGCCTGTTCGAATCGGGCGCCATCGTCTTCTACATCGCCGACAAGGCCGGAAAGCTCGTGCCGGCAGATGCGGAAGGGCGCGCGCTCGCCATGCAATGGGCGCTCGTCGCGCTCAACACGCTGGAGCCGGCGGCGATCAACATGGCTGTCGTCGAGCGGTTCCATGCCGGGGAGAACTGGGCGGAGGAACGCCGTCCCGCGGTCCGCGAGCTTTGCGAGAAGCGGCTTGCGACGCTCGACCGCCAGCTCGCCGGCAAGCGCTATCTCCTGGGCGACGGCTTCTCCGCCGCCGACATCCTCATGACGTCGGTGCTGCGCTTCATCCAATACTCCGATCTGATCGAGACCATGCCCAATGTGGCCGCCTACAAGGCGCGCTGCGAGGACCGTCCCGCCTGGGCGAAGGTCCTCGAAACCCACGACGCCCTGCTTGCGGCCTGA